AAAACGAATATTGCAAAGGATTTAGGTATTTTATGTTACAAGGATATACAAGGATAATAATTTATTGCGGGTGTGCACATATTACAATGTAAAGCTTACCATATTACACACAAGTACTTGAAACGCTATGCTGTTGTAACAAGGAAACAATGGTATGAATGGGGTAAAGTGCATTAGGGAAGTGTCAAATGATTATCTTTACATTGTGTAAGGATAATAGGATACATTTACGAATGTCACGGAAaatacaacaataaaaaaaaagtacttgatGGATAGTTCAATAAAAAGAATTATATCCAACAAAGGGAGGATAAAAATAGAGACATGTAGCAGtcaatccaaaaataaaaaaatgtgtgatgTAAAGGATCTAGTTAGATTCAAATTCTTTTGTGTGTCTTTTTGTCAGTTCAAGTACTATATCTCTAAGCTATTTTTGATACAGATTCTGTTTAAAAGGTTCAGATTAGATTGAAAATAGTTTCAGTGATTGTGATAAAAAGTACATAGTTGCTTTTTCGCAGGAAATTCATATAAATTCAtacttttcgatatcttttgacGAAGGACACATCCtgtcaaatactttttttttctcataaaaaattgattctCACACCTTCATTTAATCGGAAATACCTTAGCTTGACACCCGTATCCTAGTATTAATTGCCAAAAAAGTAACTTTCATTAATGATTTTGATGCAAACATTCTTCTAGACAGAGGTCCTTTGAACAGTCAAGTTGATGATAGGAATTAATTTCTATTATCAAATCCTTTATGCAGCTTTACTCAAACCACATAAAGTGTAGACTATTAAAAACACCACGTCAATTTATCCAACCGATATGTTCTTTTTATTCTGTTGATCCTTGTACAAATTTCCCATTAAAAATAGACAAAGAGACATGAGACAGAGTGAAGACGgataaaaactattaaatacCAAAGTTTGATTCTTccggtattttttgttttgtcctttgagtgtaataaaaaaaagtacttgaTACGTTTACATCCTTAAAATTGTATAATAAAGTTTTGCTTGTGATAATGATGCACACACAACACACATAAGGTAAATGACTTTTGGTCTTTTGAGTAATTAATCTggaatttataaacaaaagaaacTTTGGTGTTAGAAGCTTCTGTTTGTTTCAATGTTTTATTATAAGAAGATACACTTTTTGTGTTTATTGTTCTGAAATCTATTTAAAGAGAGTCCATTATAGTTTGTGGTTGTGTGGTATTGTTGTTGGTTGACAATGAAGCTGTTGTTTAATGCACTTAAGGAAGAAAAAGGAAATTAACCGAAGCTATTTCCGATTTCGAAAGAAATCTAGAAATAAATTATAACATGAGAGTAGCTTAAAaggttatttttaatatttaattttattgattacAACGTAAATATACTATAccaaaataatttgaatattttatgaaGTTTAAAGCCTGAAATATATTCAATCATCTTATGATATGAATATGAACCATAATTCAGTATGGAGTTTTTGAacatttgtatggtttttcaaacatttattttttcgaatccaatatttaaaaaaaaaatttgcttttttgtatgtttttcgtTCTTATTTCTTTACCTTTTCACTAAATCAAGTATTTTAATGCATTAACACTTAGTTCttaatttgtttcattgtttcttATATTAATATATTGTAACTATTGTGATAtatgagaatatcttcaaataAGATGTAACGGGTTTGTCTTTCTAACATCTtatttgaagatattctcagacAGCACCCTAGTtagaatatttttgatattagAAACAATGAAAcatattaatataataaattttaatgtatttccttggaaacaaataaaaaaattgcatttaaaaaaaaatatttattgcaactgaaaaaaaaaattccattaaaaaaaaattgttagatattgcaattgaaaaatatttgcattaaaaaaaaatatttaatgcaactaAACATATTTTgcagtaaaataaaatgttattgcaactgaaaaatttttgcattgaaaataatattttgcacttacaaaaaatattattgcaaataaaaaattttttgcattgaaaaaaaaaaaacaatgcaaaatgtgtaatGAGTgtaaaaaaacaatgcaaaatgttttcgaattcaTTGTTTTTTACACAATATTCTTcgattttcttacaattttagcTATTTGAACATACATTAGCTACATATTtcaacaattatattaaaaaacgaatgcacaacattttttactagcaacgttattttttgttagcgcaaaatatttttatttgcaaaaaaatttttattttcaatgcaaatatttttcagttgcaataacatttcatttttttgcaaaatattttaagttgcattacctaaatattttttgtttttaaatttcaaatgcatgtttttttaattgatatttttacaacaatGTGTCTAGAATGATTTTTATCGTTcacaaaatcattaataaatactcattgaaaaaattttaaacccaaTGATAATATAATGTTATTGAGATGCGTGTCATATGTATGTGATTTGcctagaaatttttttggtgACTAATTTTTTGTCGGTAAGTTAAGCTCGTGAATTTAAGCTGTGCAAAACCTATTAATAGTCAAGCGATTTGAGGCACCgatttataaataattgttcTTAAGTTTGGTTtcctataaaatcaatttttattttttaatttagaataaAATCTTTTGAACTTGGGATCTCCCaagcatttttgaaattaaaaatgaaaaaacttttttttttaaaccagtgtttttaaaaataaattgagaatattttttgaaaaaaatacctaaacgctttttttttaaaacaactttcTGAGAGAGAATAAATTAAGAGTTATTGAATggaatgagtttaaaaattaggTACAGTACAAATTTACATGTGCCCGGTTGAAAATTCTGTCTTAGTTTTTAAGACAACCTTTGGTATTAGGccttaaaaaaagaatagtttttaatatttcgatttaatttttcagtttttaaataaactttctattgctttttaatatttttgtattcaaaaatgtatgttgaataaaaaaaaaaaaacattcaaatgcaATCAAAAGTACCtagttgtattaaaaacctAAACGACAGCAGCAGCCATTTGTCCATAGTAAATTATGTCAATTGAAGATTACCGCAAACtaaaatgtataatatttagAAGGTGcgttgtgtttttttcgaaCTGAAATGTATAGTTTATATATCGACGGtgtaccaaaaaaataaaattatttgaaaacttgataacttttttatactttttcattttgTGTTTCGTTGTAGTGCAAGCTTTATTCAATAGCAGGTTTTAATAATATTAACTTAACTGAGGGCCGAAAAGGgccttttttttatagtaaacgatatgaattttatttttgagtaaaCAACAAAAGATTGAAAGCTAAGTACcaaaataagaatttctatCGAAAAGTTATATATCGAAAGTTCTATAATAACTTATTTCTGACAATAGATTCCTCATCtatatatttattgtttttttttaaccatctcTAACAAACTTCTTTTAGTTCACCTTAATTTAATTCAACTAAAAAAGTGTGTCACGTACACACAAATCTGCATTATTACTGTTCATATTTTATGACTGTCTGGTTTGAAGTAATTtctatagattttatttgtggAAGCCATTATTTAGCTTTAAGGAAAACAAAAGATTGATCTGCTAACTTTTTTAAgtcattgaaataaaaacaagcaaccaattccaatttttcttattttattaattaaaacataaatattttttttttttaatttaaaactgagTTTGGTTCCTAGGTACTGTTTTAAGCCAGAAAAATaagattaattttgtaaatagcTTATAGCTCAGAGCTATTAAAGTTCATCTAACGAAATAAAGCTTataacctatattaattttagaACAAAATTGGGATATTTATATCTTTAGAAATAAAAAGTGTCATTTTATGACAACAAATAACTAATCTCCCATAAGTGTTATTAGAAAATGGATAAACACCATTTATTCATAGATAAGatcctatgtttttttttacatcttttttCTTTCCATATATTCGTTTATAtacaaatagaagaaaaaacaatGCATTTTGGAGAAATTTTTCACGTGCATCTTCTCCAACAGCGCATGTCCCTAAATTTGCCCTAGTAAATAGAACAAAGTGCATTGTCCTGATGTAAACAGCATaataatttatatgaaaaaaatgacTTCATTTTTCGAATATCAAAACTGGAGAAATTCGAAGTTGCATCAATCCGAACAGAGgagaaaaataaagcttcatctttaaaaacttttcgaaGAGCAATAAATTTATGTCCTTCGAAAAAGTTTCTAAAACATTCTGAAAATCCAAGAAAATACTTCTTCATTCCCAACTTTCtctcaacaaaaattaaaatgaataaacagtttgaattttttttttgtaatagtttttttttgaaaattttatttctaattttaaaacaatattttgtttaactaattttaggtataaaaatacttaatttacatagttttttttttgatattttttgtttgtttttttggataaaacagtttttttttgtgttaagttttttaacattttttttttagaaaataattttttttttgtttctttaactttgttttttacTCAAGTCCTCTCTTTTCACTGATTCAACAGTCTCAGGCACTATATCACTCTTTTCAGCATCACTCAGGTTTTTTGTTCTAttgtttttcaaagattttaacAATTAACACCTTATCTGTAGGCATAAGTACAACACAATGATGAACGTGGTACTCGGCGTGTTGGCAAGCCAGACATACCTTTCAGATAAACATAATTAACTGGCTGGCGAAGTATCCTTTGCTGTTGTGGTTGCTGTTTTTGTTCAGCAGGCTTGGATGAAGGTTTCTTATTTTGAGACTTTAGCGGTGTACTATTGCATGATAATGAGCGGGATGAAGACGAAAGACTTTGTAAAACCTTGCCAACCGATGAAATTGATATGCGGTTAAGGTGAATACGTCCCAAAGGTGTTCTTGCAGGTGTTGTTTCACTACTATTCGACTCCTCTTCAGTTTCAAGCTCTGACTTATCCGAATGACAATTAGATTCGATAGATCCAATACTCTGGAAATCAATGCTGGAACTACGAAGACTCTTCTCAGTTTGGTCGAGACTTAAAGAGAAAGAATCCGTTGATGAACTGCGAAGATCCTCTTGACTATTGTAAATCAAGTCATTCTGAACGCGACGGCCCAAACGTTTGCTGAGACTCTGCAAAAACTGCATAGCTCGCTGACGACGTGGAGAAATTGCCTTGGTCTTTTGGttttcaccaaaatcaaaattactttcagtaaggttatccattttttgtttagtgttgatatttttttattttgaaaactgctAAGTTAATCCTTTTATAATTCTTGGTATAAGGTAATCCTTTTTAAGAGATATCTTAACGGTTGAAGTAGTGAGAAACTTCTGAATTTTACCATCGAATACCATCAGCTTTTATAGGATTCTCGATGGCCTTCTGTGCCAGTACTGAAAGCTTTGGTAGGAATTATGCTTGAACATGCGCGTATAACGAATCCTTCGGTAAGGATATTACAGGCATCATCAGTTCGAATAAAACGTGAGGGAATGCATCATAGCAAACACGGTCTCGGTGTGCCAGGGAAACCCTAAGAAAAGTCCTCATAGCTTTTCTGAACATTTCCAAACGTCGCCCCCGTTGAGAGACCATGGCTACGTTTcgttctaagaaaaaaattgaagatcTAACTTGTGTGTGCGATGGTGTGTTTAGGATTTGAAAGGATATatgagaaaatattttgttagtGTTTGAGCTTTGATTTCTTATATTCGCACCTGTTGTTGGGAAAAAAAGGATTGAAAATAGCACGTTGTTGCCTTTTTCGTATAAGAATATTGTAGGATTACCTGACTTGGAGGGAAAGGGTTGGTCGGTTTGGATTCACATTCTTCGTAGGTGGTTGATTATAACCATTTTCAACGTGAAAACGTGGTTTTCGAGAAGGTTTTTTCCATTTCACACATTCGAATTGAGATGGTCATAGTAAGAAAAAACGTGGACTCGTAcgtctatcaaaaaaaaaacggttttcttTTGATTGTGTCgtgatgctgatgatgatgatttgcGGAAATgcgttcactttttttttgtttgatacaGGTGATTTGATGAATGGGAATGttgtttgttggttttttaGGTTTAAGAtaggagtaattttttttattgctttgcGTGTTGTGTGGGATACATTCAGTGGAAATTTTTGCTGTCCGAGAGACTGATTGTGAGAATCATGACGGTGTTGAAAATATTGGCATCAAGTTTGGAacgtgtttttattttcttcttcataATAAAATCGTGCTTAACGCATGAATATTAAGCACGTTCGTTGATAAGATGGAGAGTTGCAACTTGATGGCTAATCTCGTGATGAATTATTACCGCAAAAAATACACGTTTGAAAAATGGTGTTGAATATAGTTTGATATTAAAATTGTCTGGAGTCTCGATGACAATTGAAAAGTCATTCAGATGAAATGAAAATGT
This DNA window, taken from Episyrphus balteatus chromosome 2, idEpiBalt1.1, whole genome shotgun sequence, encodes the following:
- the LOC129910849 gene encoding uncharacterized protein LOC129910849: MDNLTESNFDFGENQKTKAISPRRQRAMQFLQSLSKRLGRRVQNDLIYNSQEDLRSSSTDSFSLSLDQTEKSLRSSSIDFQSIGSIESNCHSDKSELETEEESNSSETTPARTPLGRIHLNRISISSVGKVLQSLSSSSRSLSCNSTPLKSQNKKPSSKPAEQKQQPQQQRILRQPVNYVYLKGMSGLPTRRVPRSSLCCTYAYR